In one window of Candidatus Omnitrophota bacterium DNA:
- the metE gene encoding 5-methyltetrahydropteroyltriglutamate--homocysteine S-methyltransferase, which yields MKTYAYGFPRLGEDREFKKTVEGFWKGELSEIDARAAIQSLQDGMVAAYEKTVDFFPSGEITLYDQMLDTAVKAGVHRPGSLQEYYDHCRGKNALEMTKWFNTNYHYLVTDFSTTPLKFSPEGASPVLLQRTTASGLPFFIGPFTFLKLSKGLTKSGFAAALRDLAAVYRELLRNCPAAHVEEPAFVLDLTAAEVRLIRQAYRVMAESGCKIHLITYYGTVDFYKELCGLPVAAVGLDFVQGPENRKNLIKHGFPKDKTLIAGLVSGRNVWRTDVTKAVALLRQITKAAPSAVVSNAAPLYHLPITLQCEDKLEPQLKQALSFAKEKLDEIRLIAGVYDGRGAAPALPKLTIGINGAVRRKVKALKPSDFTKKITAVRRKKIHREILGLPAFPTTTIGSFPQTAEVRKMRAEARTGRITQEHYRDFVRSKIRELIALQESWGLDVLVHGEFERTDMVEFFAEKLDGIDTTAKGWIISYGTRTYRPPIIFGDVSRPAPMTVDEIAYAQSLTRKPVKGMLTGPVTIIAWSFVREDIPLRDVAYQIALALRAEIRDYEKQGIRIVQVDEPAIREKAPVKRRDWPAYFDWAVKSFRLTANTDPKTQIHTHMCYSEFGEIVDQIGKMDFDVISIETCRSRGDIIRSFEKIRFNRQIGLGVWDIHSPAVPGMEQMREVVGRALRVIPKENFWINPDCGLKTRDWPETTASLKNLVALANELRRR from the coding sequence ATGAAGACCTATGCTTACGGTTTCCCGCGGTTGGGGGAGGACAGAGAGTTCAAAAAGACGGTCGAGGGTTTTTGGAAAGGCGAGCTGTCCGAAATCGATGCCCGTGCGGCGATCCAGTCCCTCCAGGACGGCATGGTTGCGGCCTATGAAAAAACCGTGGATTTTTTTCCATCCGGCGAAATCACTCTTTACGACCAAATGCTCGATACGGCCGTCAAGGCCGGGGTGCACCGTCCCGGCAGTTTGCAGGAATATTATGATCACTGCCGCGGGAAGAACGCGTTGGAGATGACCAAGTGGTTCAACACCAATTATCATTATCTGGTCACGGATTTTTCAACGACGCCGCTGAAGTTTTCGCCGGAAGGGGCTTCGCCGGTTCTGTTGCAGCGGACGACGGCTTCGGGGCTGCCGTTTTTCATCGGGCCGTTCACGTTCTTGAAATTGAGCAAAGGCCTGACGAAATCCGGATTTGCCGCGGCCTTGAGGGATTTGGCAGCGGTTTACCGGGAACTGTTGAGAAATTGTCCCGCCGCTCACGTCGAGGAGCCGGCGTTTGTCCTGGATCTGACAGCGGCCGAGGTCCGTCTGATCCGGCAGGCCTATCGCGTGATGGCGGAAAGCGGCTGCAAGATCCATCTGATCACCTATTACGGTACGGTGGATTTTTATAAAGAGCTCTGCGGCCTGCCGGTGGCTGCGGTCGGGCTGGATTTTGTTCAGGGTCCGGAGAACCGGAAAAATCTGATAAAGCACGGATTTCCCAAAGATAAGACGTTGATCGCCGGGCTTGTGAGCGGGCGCAATGTGTGGCGGACGGACGTCACAAAGGCCGTTGCCCTTCTCCGGCAGATCACGAAGGCCGCGCCGTCGGCTGTCGTTTCCAACGCGGCGCCGCTTTACCATCTGCCGATCACGCTTCAGTGCGAGGACAAGCTTGAGCCGCAGTTGAAACAGGCCTTGTCCTTCGCGAAAGAGAAGCTGGATGAAATCCGCCTGATCGCCGGGGTTTATGACGGGAGAGGGGCCGCCCCGGCCCTGCCAAAACTGACCATCGGGATCAACGGGGCTGTGCGGCGCAAGGTCAAGGCATTGAAGCCGTCTGACTTCACAAAGAAAATTACGGCGGTCCGGCGCAAGAAAATCCATCGGGAGATCCTGGGCCTGCCGGCGTTTCCCACGACAACGATCGGCAGCTTCCCGCAGACCGCCGAGGTCCGCAAGATGCGCGCCGAGGCCCGTACCGGACGGATCACGCAGGAGCATTACCGGGATTTTGTGCGTTCTAAGATCCGCGAATTGATTGCCCTGCAGGAATCCTGGGGGCTGGATGTTTTGGTGCACGGCGAGTTCGAGCGCACGGACATGGTGGAATTTTTCGCCGAGAAATTGGACGGGATCGACACGACGGCCAAGGGCTGGATCATTTCTTACGGCACTCGCACTTACCGGCCGCCGATCATCTTTGGTGATGTGTCCCGACCAGCGCCCATGACCGTGGATGAAATCGCTTATGCCCAAAGCCTGACCCGTAAACCTGTGAAGGGCATGCTCACCGGGCCGGTCACGATCATCGCCTGGAGTTTTGTGCGGGAGGATATCCCTCTCCGGGACGTGGCGTATCAAATCGCCCTGGCACTGCGTGCGGAAATCCGGGACTATGAGAAACAGGGGATCCGGATCGTCCAGGTCGACGAGCCGGCGATCCGCGAAAAGGCCCCGGTGAAGCGCCGCGACTGGCCGGCGTATTTCGACTGGGCGGTCAAATCGTTCCGTCTCACGGCGAACACCGACCCGAAAACGCAGATCCACACGCACATGTGTTATTCGGAATTCGGCGAGATCGTGGATCAGATCGGGAAGATGGACTTCGACGTTATCTCGATCGAGACCTGCCGCAGCCGGGGGGACATCATCCGCAGTTTTGAAAAGATCCGGTTTAACCGTCAGATCGGCCTGGGGGTCTGGGACATCCATTCGCCGGCCGTTCCCGGTATGGAGCAGATGCGTGAGGTGGTCGGCCGCGCCCTGAGGGTGATCCCGAAGGAGAATTTCTGGATCAATCCCGACTGCGGGTTGAAGACGCGCGATTGGCCGGAAACCACGGCGTCGCTCAAAAATTTGGTTGCCCTGGCCAACGAGCTTCGACGCCGCTGA
- the metH gene encoding methionine synthase, which yields MKLPFPSHPLHGLLRKRILILDGAMGTMIQKYKLDEKAYRGKQFADYAQDLKGNNDLLSLTQPQIIEEIHSKYLEAGADIIETNTFSANAVSMADYKMQNQVPALNLASARIARKAAQKFSKKNSAKPRFVAGAIGPTTRTASLSPDVNDPGFRAVTFDQLVAAYSEQVRALLEGGVDLLLVETIFDTLNAKAAIYAIDKSFEKTGKSVPVMISGTITDASGRTLSGQTTEAFYTSISHADPLAVGLNCALGAKDMRPYIEEMSRIVPCYVSCYPNAGLPNQFGEYDQSPEEMAGLVREFAQSGFLNILGGCCGTTPEHIKAIADAVAGVPPRKVPDIPATTCFSGLEPLIVRPDSNFINIGERTNVTGSKQFARLILSGDYDAALAVARQQVENGAQAIDVNMDEAMLDSQAAMVRFLNLIAAEPDISRVPIMIDSSKWPVIEAGLKCVQGKSIVNSISMKEGEEAFRQQAKEVRRYGASAVVMAFDEQGQADTVERKVSICRRAYDILTEDIGFPPEDIIFDPNIFAVATGIEEHNDYAKNYFEATRIIKQTLPHCRVSGGVSNVSFSFRGNDAVREAMHSAFLYHAIKAGMDMGIVNAGMIAVYDEIPKDLLELVEDVLLNRRPDSTERLIRYAETVKSQGKKTEEDLSWRQGPAEERLSHAMVKGITDYIELDVEEARLKARHPLEVIEGPLMAGMNIVGDLFGAGKMFLPQVVKSARVMKKAVAYLTPFIEKEKKPGEAHHVGRIVMATVKGDVHDIGKNIVGVVLACNNFKIIDLGVMTPCDKILKTAREEKADIIGLSGLITPSLDEMVHVAKEMQREGLDLPLIIGGATTSPNHTAVKIAPGYEQPVIHVKDASRSVGICRALMDPKQKPALVEKTRQDFARLRDEHANRQATKKYLTIGEARAKGLKTDWEKALITKPSFLGVKVFEDYDLSDLRTRIDWSPFFMTWELPGKYPNIFKDAKIGAEAKKLFDEAQVMMEEIIKNKLLRARAVIGFFPANSVGDDIEVYTDDSRQKVRMVFHTLRQQTLKHEESPYYALADLIAPKDTGVADYLGGFAVTSGIGTDDMTAKYEKDHDDYRSIMAKALSDRLAEAFAERMHELVRRKFWGYVPHETLTNEDMIHCAYRGIRPAPGYPACPDHTEKPLLFDLLDAEKNTGIRLTETYAMIPASSVCGWYFAHPEAKYFWLGQIAKDQIEDFARRKNEDVRFVEKWLSPYLGYDAE from the coding sequence ATGAAATTACCGTTCCCATCACATCCGCTCCACGGGCTTTTGCGAAAGCGCATCCTCATCCTCGACGGGGCCATGGGCACCATGATCCAGAAATACAAGCTGGATGAGAAGGCCTACCGCGGGAAACAGTTTGCCGATTATGCGCAGGACCTCAAGGGCAACAATGACCTGTTGTCCCTGACCCAGCCGCAGATCATCGAAGAGATCCATTCCAAGTACCTCGAGGCCGGCGCGGACATCATCGAAACCAATACCTTCAGCGCCAACGCGGTCAGCATGGCGGATTACAAGATGCAGAACCAGGTCCCTGCCTTGAACCTGGCCTCGGCCAGGATCGCCCGGAAGGCCGCGCAAAAATTCAGCAAAAAAAATTCCGCCAAGCCGCGATTTGTCGCCGGAGCCATCGGCCCGACGACCCGCACCGCGTCCCTGTCCCCGGACGTCAACGATCCCGGTTTCCGCGCCGTGACGTTCGACCAGCTGGTGGCGGCCTATTCGGAACAGGTCCGGGCGCTTCTGGAAGGCGGGGTGGACCTTCTGCTGGTGGAAACGATCTTTGACACGCTGAATGCCAAGGCGGCGATTTACGCGATCGACAAATCCTTTGAGAAAACCGGCAAATCCGTTCCGGTGATGATCTCCGGGACGATCACCGACGCCAGCGGCCGCACCCTGTCCGGGCAGACCACCGAGGCGTTCTACACTTCGATTTCTCACGCGGACCCTTTGGCCGTGGGCTTGAACTGCGCCCTCGGCGCAAAAGATATGAGGCCTTACATTGAAGAGATGTCCCGGATCGTCCCGTGCTATGTGAGCTGTTATCCGAACGCCGGGCTGCCGAATCAGTTCGGGGAGTATGACCAAAGCCCGGAAGAGATGGCTGGCCTGGTCCGCGAGTTCGCCCAGAGCGGGTTTTTGAACATCCTCGGCGGCTGCTGCGGGACGACCCCGGAACACATCAAGGCCATTGCCGATGCCGTGGCGGGGGTCCCTCCCCGGAAGGTCCCGGACATCCCTGCGACAACATGTTTCAGCGGGCTTGAGCCGCTGATCGTCCGCCCGGACTCCAATTTCATCAATATCGGCGAGCGGACCAATGTCACCGGGTCCAAGCAGTTCGCCCGGCTCATCCTCTCCGGGGATTACGACGCGGCCCTGGCCGTCGCGCGCCAGCAGGTGGAGAACGGCGCCCAGGCCATCGACGTCAACATGGATGAGGCCATGCTCGATTCCCAGGCCGCGATGGTGAGATTCCTGAACCTCATCGCCGCGGAGCCGGACATCTCGCGCGTTCCGATCATGATCGATTCTTCCAAATGGCCTGTCATCGAAGCGGGCCTGAAGTGCGTTCAGGGAAAGTCCATCGTGAATTCCATCAGCATGAAGGAAGGCGAAGAGGCCTTCCGGCAACAGGCCAAGGAAGTCCGGCGCTACGGCGCGTCTGCGGTGGTCATGGCCTTCGACGAGCAGGGCCAGGCCGATACGGTCGAGCGCAAGGTGTCCATTTGCCGGCGGGCGTACGATATCCTGACGGAGGACATCGGATTTCCTCCGGAAGACATCATTTTTGACCCTAACATCTTCGCGGTCGCGACCGGGATCGAAGAGCACAACGATTACGCCAAGAATTATTTTGAGGCGACGCGGATCATCAAGCAGACCCTGCCCCATTGCCGGGTGAGCGGCGGAGTGAGCAACGTCTCGTTCTCTTTTCGCGGAAACGACGCCGTGCGGGAGGCCATGCATTCGGCGTTCCTGTATCACGCGATCAAGGCCGGGATGGACATGGGCATCGTCAACGCCGGCATGATCGCGGTGTATGACGAGATCCCCAAAGACCTTTTGGAGCTGGTGGAGGATGTCCTTCTGAACCGCCGCCCTGATTCGACAGAGCGGCTCATCCGGTATGCCGAAACGGTCAAGTCCCAGGGCAAGAAAACCGAAGAGGACCTTTCGTGGCGGCAAGGACCTGCCGAGGAACGCCTGTCGCACGCGATGGTGAAAGGGATCACGGATTACATTGAACTGGATGTCGAAGAAGCCAGGCTGAAGGCCAGGCATCCCCTGGAGGTCATTGAAGGCCCGCTCATGGCCGGGATGAACATCGTCGGCGATCTTTTCGGCGCCGGCAAGATGTTCCTTCCGCAGGTCGTCAAAAGCGCGCGGGTCATGAAAAAGGCCGTCGCGTACCTGACGCCCTTTATCGAAAAAGAAAAGAAGCCGGGCGAGGCGCATCATGTCGGACGGATCGTGATGGCCACGGTCAAGGGCGACGTGCATGACATCGGCAAGAACATTGTCGGCGTTGTCCTGGCCTGCAACAATTTCAAGATCATCGACCTCGGCGTGATGACGCCCTGCGACAAGATCCTGAAGACCGCGCGCGAGGAAAAGGCCGACATCATCGGACTGAGCGGACTGATCACGCCGTCCCTGGACGAGATGGTCCATGTGGCCAAGGAGATGCAGAGGGAAGGGCTGGACCTGCCTCTGATCATCGGCGGCGCGACCACGTCCCCCAACCATACGGCCGTCAAGATCGCTCCCGGATATGAGCAGCCGGTCATTCACGTCAAGGACGCTTCCCGGAGCGTGGGCATCTGCCGGGCCCTGATGGACCCGAAGCAAAAGCCCGCGCTGGTGGAGAAGACGCGGCAGGATTTTGCCCGCCTGCGCGACGAGCACGCCAACCGCCAGGCCACGAAGAAATACCTCACCATCGGGGAGGCCCGCGCCAAAGGACTCAAGACCGACTGGGAGAAGGCCCTCATCACCAAGCCGTCGTTCCTCGGGGTGAAAGTTTTTGAGGATTATGATTTGAGCGACCTCCGGACACGGATCGACTGGTCGCCGTTTTTTATGACCTGGGAACTGCCCGGCAAGTATCCGAACATTTTCAAGGACGCCAAGATCGGGGCCGAGGCCAAAAAGCTTTTTGACGAAGCCCAGGTGATGATGGAGGAGATCATCAAGAATAAACTTCTGCGCGCCAGGGCCGTGATCGGGTTTTTCCCGGCCAACAGCGTGGGGGACGATATCGAGGTCTACACGGACGACAGCCGTCAAAAAGTCCGCATGGTTTTTCACACCCTGCGTCAGCAGACGCTCAAGCACGAGGAGAGCCCGTATTACGCCCTGGCCGATCTGATCGCGCCCAAGGACACCGGTGTTGCGGATTATCTGGGCGGCTTCGCAGTCACCTCCGGCATCGGCACGGACGACATGACGGCGAAGTATGAGAAAGACCACGACGACTACCGCAGCATCATGGCCAAGGCCCTTTCGGACCGCCTGGCCGAGGCCTTTGCCGAGCGGATGCACGAGCTTGTCCGTCGTAAATTCTGGGGCTACGTGCCGCATGAGACCCTGACCAATGAAGACATGATCCATTGCGCGTACCGCGGCATCCGTCCGGCGCCGGGATATCCGGCCTGCCCGGACCACACCGAAAAGCCGCTGTTGTTCGATCTTCTGGACGCGGAGAAAAACACCGGGATCCGCCTGACCGAGACGTACGCCATGATCCCGGCCTCGTCCGTGTGCGGCTGGTATTTCGCACATCCGGAGGCCAAATATTTCTGGCTGGGGCAGATCGCCAAAGATCAGATCGAAGACTTCGCCAGGCGCAAAAACGAGGACGTGAGGTTTGTCGAGAAATGGCTCTCTCCGTATCTCGGCTACGATGCTGAATGA
- a CDS encoding NADH-ubiquinone oxidoreductase-F iron-sulfur binding region domain-containing protein, producing the protein MAQELRVLLPQDNKPIQNLEEYKAASGLKGLQRARSMAPREVIDEVKKAGLRGRGGAGFPAAIKWTTAFEDTSSRKFVVCNGSEGEPGTYKDRYLIQKNPYQLVEGIMIVSHVVGAEQAFIGMKAKFIREVARVKKAIEEMTQAGFIKPGYLEVVPGPDEYLFGEEKALLEVVDGRGALPRIMPPFMQGVRCAPGEYNPTVVNNVETLSHVSHIMAKGAEWFRSIGCADTPGTMIFTLCGDVKRPGMYELPLGTTLRELIYDLGGGPAGGHPIRAVFSGVANKVMTPEIFDTPMAFGTLREAGGGLGSAGFIVYDESMCMVKAAAMFSSFLARESCGQCVPCNTGARLITEHLRLYESGQAKSHTMEDILTECGRVTNQTRCFLPAEESILISSMVRKFVKDFEAHVQSPCPHSREPQLPLIDSYDENTRQFTYAPPK; encoded by the coding sequence ATGGCCCAAGAATTGCGCGTCCTGCTCCCGCAGGACAACAAACCCATTCAGAATCTCGAAGAGTATAAGGCCGCCAGCGGCCTCAAAGGCCTCCAGCGAGCCCGTTCCATGGCTCCCCGCGAAGTGATTGATGAGGTCAAAAAAGCGGGTTTGAGGGGACGCGGCGGCGCGGGTTTCCCGGCCGCGATCAAATGGACCACGGCCTTCGAAGATACCAGCTCCCGCAAATTCGTCGTCTGCAACGGTTCGGAGGGAGAGCCGGGGACATACAAGGACCGCTATCTGATCCAGAAGAATCCCTACCAGCTCGTGGAAGGGATCATGATCGTTTCGCACGTGGTCGGGGCGGAGCAGGCCTTTATCGGGATGAAGGCCAAGTTCATTCGCGAAGTGGCGCGGGTCAAGAAGGCGATCGAGGAGATGACCCAGGCCGGGTTCATTAAGCCGGGATATCTTGAAGTCGTGCCCGGGCCGGACGAATATTTGTTCGGCGAGGAAAAGGCTCTCCTGGAAGTGGTCGACGGCCGCGGCGCCCTGCCGCGCATCATGCCGCCGTTCATGCAGGGCGTGCGCTGCGCCCCCGGCGAATACAACCCGACGGTCGTCAATAATGTGGAGACCCTGAGCCACGTGTCGCATATCATGGCCAAGGGGGCGGAATGGTTCCGCTCGATCGGCTGCGCGGACACGCCCGGGACGATGATCTTCACCCTGTGCGGGGACGTCAAGAGGCCTGGGATGTATGAATTGCCTCTCGGGACAACGTTGCGCGAATTGATTTATGATCTGGGCGGCGGACCGGCCGGGGGCCATCCGATCCGCGCTGTGTTCTCGGGGGTGGCGAACAAGGTCATGACCCCGGAGATCTTCGACACGCCCATGGCGTTCGGGACATTAAGGGAAGCCGGCGGCGGGTTGGGATCCGCCGGGTTCATCGTTTACGACGAAAGCATGTGCATGGTCAAGGCGGCCGCGATGTTTTCCTCTTTTCTCGCGCGCGAGTCCTGCGGCCAGTGCGTGCCGTGCAACACCGGCGCGCGCCTCATCACCGAGCACCTGCGGTTGTATGAGTCCGGACAGGCCAAGTCCCATACGATGGAAGACATCCTGACCGAATGCGGCCGGGTGACCAACCAGACCCGTTGTTTCTTGCCGGCGGAAGAGTCCATCCTGATCTCCAGCATGGTGAGAAAGTTCGTCAAAGATTTTGAGGCGCACGTCCAGTCGCCCTGTCCCCATTCCCGGGAGCCGCAGTTGCCGCTCATCGACAGCTATGACGAAAACACCCGGCAGTTCACCTACGCTCCACCGAAATAA
- a CDS encoding ABC transporter permease: protein MMRDHWIAYKTIVRRETTRFLRIWSQTFVPPVITQTLYFVIFGKFIGSQVGDVHGVSYMAFIVPGLVMMAVINNSFANVVGSFYSSKFQRSIEELLVSPTPEWVIVAGYATGGVLRGVGVGLLVFLVSVFFTHPQIHNPLLILAFIVLTALVFSLAGLINAIFAKSFDDVSIVPTFVLTPLTYLGGVFYSIHSLPPLWQNVSLANPILYMVNGFRAGFYGFSDVSIVLSLAILVVLSAALVAGNLYLLKKGVGLKS from the coding sequence ATGATGCGAGACCACTGGATCGCTTACAAAACCATTGTGCGGCGGGAAACGACGCGTTTTCTGCGTATCTGGTCGCAGACCTTTGTGCCCCCGGTGATCACGCAGACGCTGTATTTCGTGATTTTCGGGAAGTTCATCGGTTCGCAGGTCGGCGACGTGCACGGCGTGAGTTACATGGCCTTCATCGTCCCCGGGCTTGTGATGATGGCGGTGATCAACAATTCGTTCGCGAACGTGGTGGGCTCGTTCTACAGCTCAAAATTCCAGCGGAGCATCGAAGAGCTGCTTGTGTCCCCGACTCCGGAATGGGTGATCGTCGCCGGATATGCCACGGGCGGCGTCCTGCGCGGGGTGGGTGTGGGTCTCCTGGTCTTTCTGGTCTCCGTCTTCTTTACGCACCCGCAGATCCATAATCCGCTGTTGATCCTGGCGTTTATCGTGCTCACCGCGCTGGTGTTTTCCCTGGCCGGGTTGATCAACGCGATCTTTGCCAAGAGTTTTGATGACGTTTCCATCGTGCCGACGTTCGTGCTGACGCCGTTGACGTATCTGGGCGGGGTGTTTTATTCCATCCACAGCCTGCCGCCGCTGTGGCAGAACGTTTCCCTGGCCAATCCCATCCTTTATATGGTCAACGGATTCCGCGCCGGGTTTTACGGATTTTCGGACGTCTCGATCGTTCTCAGCCTGGCGATCCTGGTCGTCCTGTCCGCGGCGCTGGTGGCCGGGAACCTTTACCTGCTGAAAAAGGGCGTGGGGTTGAAGAGCTGA
- a CDS encoding ABC transporter ATP-binding protein: protein MKSLSIRQLSKTYASGTQALKNVDLDVARGDFFALLGANGAGKTTLIGIVTGLVNKTSGSVEVLGHSIDTRFSKAKKLIGVVPQEFNFNMFEKVQDILVTQAGYFGVDRKEALKETEAILRRLSLWDKRSSPSRQLSGGMKRRLMIARALIHRPQLLILDEPTAGVDVELRHEMWEFLREMNRGGLTILMTTHYLEEVEQMCRHAAIIKNGEIITNDSVKRLVQLMDTETYTVTVRETKGLEGLRGFHPKVVDENSFEVELDRKESLNGFVSQLTNAGMVVMDIRPQGHRLEKLFLKILRE, encoded by the coding sequence ATGAAATCCTTGTCGATCCGTCAATTGAGCAAGACTTACGCCAGCGGCACCCAGGCCCTGAAAAATGTGGATCTGGACGTCGCCCGGGGCGATTTTTTTGCCCTGCTCGGCGCCAACGGCGCGGGCAAGACCACGCTGATCGGGATCGTCACCGGGTTGGTCAACAAGACCAGCGGCAGCGTTGAGGTTTTGGGCCACAGCATTGACACGCGATTTTCCAAAGCCAAGAAATTGATCGGCGTTGTCCCCCAGGAGTTCAACTTCAACATGTTTGAAAAGGTCCAGGACATCCTGGTCACACAGGCCGGGTATTTCGGCGTGGACAGGAAAGAGGCCTTGAAGGAAACCGAGGCCATTCTCAGACGACTGAGCTTGTGGGACAAGAGGAGTTCGCCGTCTCGGCAGCTGTCCGGGGGCATGAAGCGCCGGCTGATGATCGCGCGGGCCCTGATCCACCGCCCGCAGTTGCTCATCCTGGATGAGCCGACCGCGGGCGTGGACGTGGAATTGCGCCACGAGATGTGGGAGTTCCTGCGGGAGATGAACCGCGGAGGGCTGACGATCCTGATGACCACGCATTACCTGGAAGAGGTCGAGCAGATGTGCCGCCACGCCGCGATCATCAAGAACGGCGAGATTATCACCAACGACTCGGTCAAGCGGCTGGTCCAGCTCATGGACACGGAAACGTACACCGTGACGGTCCGGGAGACCAAGGGGCTGGAGGGGCTCAGGGGTTTTCACCCGAAAGTGGTCGATGAGAATTCTTTTGAGGTGGAACTGGACCGCAAAGAGAGTCTGAACGGTTTCGTGTCCCAGCTGACAAACGCGGGGATGGTGGTCATGGATATCCGCCCCCAGGGCCACCGCCTGGAAAAGCTGTTTCTGAAGATATTGAGGGAGTAA
- a CDS encoding tetratricopeptide repeat protein — translation MKIKGQLGWLTLLCLILAFSSLSCAKLKRDHFLSTASKAHDSGNYEKAIKNYKKALEIRPDDITVHCNLGVAHLELGQMAKVRVEIAKIAELGDQETADYLKNLIRKKAKLE, via the coding sequence ATGAAAATCAAAGGACAATTGGGATGGCTGACCCTGTTGTGTCTCATTCTTGCCTTCTCCTCATTATCGTGCGCAAAGCTCAAGAGGGATCATTTTTTGAGCACGGCATCTAAAGCTCATGATAGCGGGAATTACGAGAAAGCGATTAAAAATTACAAAAAAGCCCTCGAAATCAGGCCGGATGACATTACCGTTCATTGCAACCTGGGAGTCGCACACCTTGAGTTGGGGCAGATGGCGAAAGTCAGAGTCGAGATCGCCAAGATCGCAGAGCTGGGTGATCAGGAAACGGCCGATTATTTGAAGAATTTGATTAGGAAGAAAGCGAAACTCGAATAA
- a CDS encoding nicotinate phosphoribosyltransferase, with product MSSDALLTDLYELTMSAGYWQNRVEARATFELYCHTMPGPRAFLVACGLRQALDYIRGLRFTPDDIGYLKAQPAFHNVRGEFFETLSAFRFQGDVWALEEGEICFASEPILQVEASVMEAQILETYLLSVFNISTLVASKAGRVVHAAGQDGRERMVIDFGSRRAHGPQAGVLAARAAYIAGCAGTSNVFAGKAFGIPVFGTMAHSWVQAFDREEEAFEKYGHVFPDHTILLIDTYDTLEAARKVAAMKQNIRGVRLDSGDLLALSRKVRRIFDEAGRTDIRIFASGNLNEYKIERLVKAGAPIDAFGVGTEMVVSRDAPALDLTYKLVQLTDPDGTVKFKAKRSRGKQTVPGRKQVYRHFNRKGLMTRDVIALATEQSPAGFQPLLKQVIRGGDLAEPLPSTAEIRASVRDKRGALAPALLKSRGFPAYPVGFSREILRLKKLYK from the coding sequence ATGAGTTCCGACGCCCTGCTCACGGACCTTTACGAGCTCACCATGTCGGCCGGGTACTGGCAGAACCGGGTCGAAGCCCGGGCGACGTTTGAACTCTATTGCCATACGATGCCCGGTCCGCGCGCCTTTTTGGTCGCCTGCGGATTGAGGCAGGCGCTGGATTACATCCGGGGTTTGAGATTCACTCCCGACGACATCGGCTACCTGAAAGCCCAGCCGGCCTTTCACAACGTCCGAGGGGAATTTTTTGAAACCCTGTCCGCGTTCCGGTTCCAGGGGGACGTTTGGGCCCTGGAGGAAGGGGAGATTTGTTTCGCCTCTGAGCCCATCCTCCAAGTGGAGGCGTCTGTTATGGAGGCCCAGATCCTTGAAACGTATCTCCTGTCTGTTTTCAACATTTCAACTCTGGTGGCGAGCAAGGCGGGCCGCGTTGTCCATGCCGCAGGGCAGGACGGGAGAGAGCGGATGGTGATCGACTTCGGTTCCCGCCGGGCGCACGGGCCGCAGGCCGGCGTCCTGGCCGCGCGCGCCGCCTATATCGCCGGGTGCGCGGGCACGTCCAATGTTTTCGCGGGTAAGGCCTTCGGCATTCCCGTGTTCGGCACCATGGCGCATTCCTGGGTCCAGGCCTTTGACCGGGAGGAAGAGGCCTTTGAAAAATACGGGCACGTTTTTCCCGACCACACCATTTTGCTGATCGACACGTATGACACCCTGGAGGCCGCCCGCAAAGTGGCCGCGATGAAGCAGAACATCCGGGGTGTGCGCCTGGACAGCGGGGATTTGCTGGCCTTGAGCCGGAAGGTACGCAGGATTTTTGATGAGGCTGGCCGGACAGACATCCGGATCTTTGCCAGCGGCAATTTGAACGAATATAAGATCGAACGGCTGGTCAAGGCCGGGGCGCCGATCGACGCCTTCGGCGTGGGAACGGAGATGGTGGTCTCCCGTGATGCGCCGGCCCTGGATTTGACTTATAAACTTGTTCAGCTGACCGATCCGGACGGCACCGTGAAGTTCAAGGCCAAGCGCAGCAGGGGCAAGCAGACCGTCCCGGGCCGCAAGCAGGTTTACCGGCATTTCAACCGCAAGGGTTTGATGACGCGCGATGTCATCGCCCTGGCAACGGAACAGTCCCCGGCCGGATTTCAGCCGCTGCTCAAACAGGTCATCCGCGGGGGGGATCTCGCGGAGCCGCTGCCGTCCACGGCAGAAATCCGCGCTTCGGTCCGCGATAAGCGCGGTGCCTTGGCCCCGGCGTTATTGAAATCCCGGGGTTTTCCTGCCTACCCTGTTGGCTTCAGCCGGGAGATTTTAAGGTTGAAGAAATTATATAAGTAG